A stretch of bacterium DNA encodes these proteins:
- a CDS encoding low molecular weight protein arginine phosphatase: MAEGLLKKMLSEKGVEEYSKYKIISAGTHTVEGFPPVHLTQKIMTERGIDVSSYRSNRLTEETVNKADLVLVMTQKHKDEVFHTYSEKTGKIFLLKEFAEIEDKNPDIADPIGLSYDAYKYCMEEIEKCLIKVIKKIE; encoded by the coding sequence ATGGCTGAGGGACTACTTAAAAAGATGCTTTCTGAAAAAGGAGTTGAAGAATACAGTAAGTATAAAATTATCTCTGCTGGAACTCATACAGTTGAAGGATTCCCTCCAGTTCACCTGACACAGAAGATTATGACTGAGCGAGGTATAGATGTATCTTCATACAGGTCAAATAGACTAACTGAGGAAACAGTAAATAAAGCTGACCTTGTTCTGGTAATGACTCAGAAACATAAAGACGAGGTATTTCATACCTATTCAGAAAAGACAGGGAAGATATTTCTGCTTAAAGAATTTGCAGAAATAGAGGATAAGAATCCAGATATAGCAGATCCTATCGGATTATCCTACGATGCATATAAGTACTGTATGGAGGAAATAGAGAAATGTTTAATAAAGGTTATAAAAAAGATTGAATAA
- the rpiB gene encoding ribose 5-phosphate isomerase B, which yields MNNKDKVAIAADHGGWHLKEILKPFLKGLGYKYADFGASSEEAVDYPDFALVLAEAVRAGKYKKGILLCGTGLGMSMSANKIPGIRAALCNDTFTARMSREHNDANILTIGGRVVKENLAKEIVKVWLQTKFSNAPRHKQRIKKIEKIESKYMRTSKKVI from the coding sequence TTGAATAACAAGGATAAGGTCGCAATAGCTGCTGATCACGGTGGATGGCACTTAAAAGAAATTCTCAAGCCCTTTTTGAAAGGTTTGGGTTATAAGTATGCTGATTTTGGCGCATCATCTGAGGAAGCCGTTGACTATCCGGATTTTGCGTTAGTGCTGGCTGAAGCTGTGAGAGCGGGTAAATATAAAAAAGGAATATTGCTATGCGGAACTGGGCTGGGTATGTCTATGTCAGCTAATAAGATTCCGGGAATCAGGGCAGCTCTATGTAATGATACATTTACTGCAAGGATGAGCAGGGAGCATAATGACGCAAACATTTTAACAATTGGGGGACGAGTGGTTAAAGAAAATTTAGCAAAAGAAATAGTTAAAGTATGGCTCCAGACAAAATTCAGTAATGCGCCTCGTCATAAGCAAAGAATAAAAAAAATTGAAAAAATTGAAAGTAAATACATGAGGACTTCAAAAAAGGTAATATGA